One Streptomyces hundungensis DNA segment encodes these proteins:
- a CDS encoding APC family permease, which produces MATTERPHASRLRAWMLEGLSDMGKPGGVTGPHAEPEPPHKGQRWWRVMCLTGVDYFSTLGYQPGIAALAAGLLSPIATIVLVIVTLAGALPVYRRVAAESPHGEGSIAMLERLLSFWQGKLFVLTLLGFAATDFLITITLSAADASTHLVENPHLTGALHDKQVLITLLLVALLGAVFLKGFLEAIGVAVALVGLYLMLNVVVVAVGLWHVLTAGHVVSDWTSALTTEHGNIFVMVGVALIVFPKLALGLSGFETGVAVMPHVRGDRSDTEENPAGRIRDARKLLTTAAVIMSCFLIATSFITTLLIPENEFKPGGAANGRALAYLAHHYLGGAFGTVYDISTIAILWFAGASAMAGLLNLMPRYLPRYGMAPHWARAVRPMVLVFTLVAFLVTWLFDANVDKQGGAYATGVLVLISSAAIAVTIAAHKAGQRGWTIGFAVISTVFLYTTVVNVIERPDGVKIGACFIAGIILISLLSRLLRAFELRVTSVSFDPMAERFIRDMASRRIRFIANEPARRDKAEYRDKMEQIRADNDMPEQEDFVFAEVTVTDPSEFEGSLTVRGEVLHGRYRVLTLESPSIPNALAALLLHARDMTGCTPHIYFEWTEGNPFRNFLRFFLFGQGEVAPVTREVLREAEPDRDRRPRVHAG; this is translated from the coding sequence ATGGCCACGACCGAACGCCCCCATGCCAGTCGCCTGCGCGCCTGGATGCTGGAGGGGCTGTCCGACATGGGCAAGCCGGGTGGAGTGACCGGCCCCCACGCCGAACCTGAGCCACCTCACAAGGGCCAGCGCTGGTGGCGCGTGATGTGTCTGACCGGTGTGGACTACTTCTCCACTCTCGGTTACCAGCCGGGCATCGCGGCGCTGGCCGCCGGCCTGCTGTCACCCATCGCGACGATCGTGCTTGTCATCGTGACTCTGGCAGGTGCTCTCCCGGTGTACCGGCGAGTGGCTGCGGAGAGCCCCCACGGTGAGGGCTCGATCGCGATGCTGGAGCGGCTGCTGTCGTTCTGGCAGGGCAAGCTGTTCGTGCTCACCCTGCTCGGTTTCGCCGCCACCGACTTCCTGATCACCATCACCCTGTCGGCGGCGGACGCCTCCACCCACCTGGTGGAGAACCCGCACCTGACCGGTGCCCTGCACGACAAGCAGGTGCTGATCACGCTGCTGCTGGTGGCCCTGCTCGGCGCGGTGTTCCTCAAGGGCTTCCTGGAGGCCATCGGGGTGGCGGTCGCCCTGGTCGGCCTCTACCTGATGCTCAATGTGGTTGTGGTGGCCGTCGGCCTCTGGCACGTCCTGACCGCCGGCCACGTGGTCAGTGACTGGACCAGCGCCCTGACCACCGAGCACGGCAACATCTTCGTGATGGTCGGCGTGGCCTTGATCGTCTTTCCGAAGCTGGCACTCGGCTTGTCCGGCTTCGAGACCGGCGTCGCGGTGATGCCACACGTCAGGGGCGACCGCAGCGACACGGAGGAGAACCCGGCCGGCCGCATCCGGGACGCCAGGAAGCTGCTGACCACCGCCGCCGTGATCATGAGCTGCTTCCTCATCGCGACCAGCTTCATCACCACGCTGCTGATCCCGGAGAACGAGTTCAAGCCGGGCGGCGCCGCCAACGGCCGCGCGCTGGCCTACCTCGCCCACCACTACCTGGGCGGCGCCTTCGGCACGGTCTACGACATCTCGACCATCGCCATCCTGTGGTTCGCCGGCGCCTCCGCGATGGCAGGGCTGCTCAACCTGATGCCGCGCTATCTGCCCCGCTACGGCATGGCCCCGCACTGGGCGCGTGCCGTGCGCCCGATGGTCCTCGTCTTCACCCTGGTCGCCTTCCTGGTCACCTGGCTCTTCGACGCCAACGTCGACAAGCAGGGCGGCGCCTACGCCACCGGCGTGCTCGTACTGATCAGCTCCGCCGCCATCGCGGTGACCATCGCCGCCCACAAGGCCGGCCAGCGCGGCTGGACCATCGGCTTCGCGGTGATCTCGACGGTGTTCCTCTACACCACCGTCGTCAACGTCATCGAGCGCCCGGACGGTGTGAAGATCGGCGCCTGCTTCATCGCCGGCATCATCCTCATCTCCCTCCTGTCGCGCCTGCTGCGCGCCTTCGAACTGCGGGTGACCAGCGTGTCGTTCGACCCGATGGCCGAACGGTTCATACGCGACATGGCCAGCCGCAGGATACGTTTCATCGCCAACGAGCCCGCCCGGCGGGACAAGGCGGAATACCGCGACAAGATGGAGCAGATCCGCGCCGACAACGACATGCCGGAGCAGGAGGACTTCGTCTTCGCCGAGGTGACGGTCACCGACCCGTCGGAGTTCGAGGGCAGCCTCACCGTGCGCGGCGAGGTCCTGCACGGCCGTTACCGGGTCCTCACGCTGGAGTCGCCCTCCATCCCCAACGCGCTTGCGGCGCTCCTACTGCACGCCCGGGACATGACCGGCTGCACCCCGCACATCTACTTCGAGTGGACCGAGGGCAATCCATTCCGCAATTTCCTGCGCTTCTTCCTCTTCGGCCAGGGGGAGGTCGCCCCGGTCACCCGCGAGGTGCTGCGCGAGGCGGAACCGGACCGCGACCGGCGCCCCCGGGTCCACGCGGGCTGA
- a CDS encoding LAETG motif-containing sortase-dependent surface protein: MVAVAAATAAMAPAAFLAVPAAQAAGSSPRPTASPSPSASSKEHASPALSEASKSPEDRTKAPAAGDAPGSAGHKTPAAGKSPSATPSSPEEGGDEPAPGEGVCKIDDPSYKSKLAAKISGLPGKIQAGSGWHAFDLKVSNTSAKTVSDVLFYAGVGSSDPNAPLPFEASKVALQVNVDGTWTDVKDGDHSGAYLDLRTFGPSESVTLKFRMDVKKNAPIGEGLTIGGGIYMDTTGDGCIDPVFDSVVLQIVAPGTKTEGTTPQTGGQVPIATGQKPTGDNTTRLTGDLAETGSSSLTSTLAIGGGVAVLAGGGVLFAMKRRKNSLAG; encoded by the coding sequence ATGGTGGCTGTCGCCGCCGCGACCGCCGCTATGGCACCCGCCGCCTTTCTGGCCGTCCCGGCCGCTCAGGCGGCCGGTTCGTCACCGCGCCCCACCGCCTCGCCCAGCCCCTCCGCCTCGTCCAAGGAGCACGCCTCGCCCGCCCTGAGCGAGGCGTCCAAGTCACCCGAGGACCGGACGAAGGCGCCTGCGGCGGGCGACGCACCCGGCAGCGCGGGCCACAAGACCCCCGCGGCCGGAAAGTCGCCGAGCGCCACGCCGAGTTCACCGGAAGAGGGCGGCGATGAGCCGGCGCCGGGTGAGGGCGTTTGCAAGATCGACGACCCCTCCTACAAGTCGAAGCTGGCAGCGAAGATCAGCGGCCTGCCTGGCAAGATTCAGGCCGGCAGCGGCTGGCACGCCTTTGACCTGAAGGTGTCCAACACGTCTGCGAAAACCGTCAGCGATGTCCTGTTCTACGCGGGCGTCGGCTCCAGCGACCCGAACGCGCCGCTGCCTTTCGAGGCTTCCAAGGTCGCACTCCAGGTGAACGTCGACGGCACGTGGACCGACGTCAAGGACGGGGACCACTCCGGCGCCTACCTCGACCTGCGCACCTTCGGTCCGAGCGAATCCGTCACCTTGAAGTTCCGTATGGACGTCAAGAAGAACGCCCCCATCGGTGAGGGCCTCACCATCGGCGGTGGCATCTACATGGACACCACCGGCGACGGTTGCATCGACCCCGTCTTCGACAGCGTCGTCCTTCAGATCGTCGCGCCCGGCACCAAGACCGAAGGCACCACCCCGCAGACGGGCGGTCAAGTGCCCATCGCCACCGGGCAGAAGCCCACCGGCGACAACACGACGCGGTTGACCGGTGACCTCGCGGAGACAGGCTCCTCCTCGCTCACCTCGACGCTCGCCATCGGCGGCGGTGTCGCCGTGCTCGCCGGTGGCGGAGTTCTTTTCGCGATGAAGCGCCGCAAGAACAGCCTCGCGGGCTAG
- a CDS encoding methyltransferase domain-containing protein, with protein MLDARDGGHFHGRPWLREAFLRVPREQFIPDRVWWPWPGKDGLHPVLDRTVRPREWMRAVYTAQASLITQVDDGRVRPEEGPTKAEFTSAASCPAVVVDMLHYLDPGPQDVVLEIGTGSGYSTALLAQRVRPANLVTMEIDTRLADLAREKLAGFGLRPTVVAGDAEQGHGERAPYTRIISTAAVRQVPQSWLLQAAPGAVIVVPLNGPFGHDALLRLVADGRGNGEGRLVSGVAFMKLRGQRRPVPYADLGWPAMGGPWPAYADAEYRVTVVRGRQEIQIC; from the coding sequence GTGCTGGACGCACGCGACGGCGGACACTTCCACGGTCGGCCATGGCTGCGCGAGGCGTTTCTGCGAGTGCCGCGCGAGCAGTTCATACCGGACCGGGTGTGGTGGCCGTGGCCTGGTAAGGACGGTCTGCACCCCGTCCTCGACCGCACAGTCAGGCCGCGGGAGTGGATGCGTGCCGTCTATACGGCGCAGGCCTCGTTGATCACGCAGGTGGACGACGGGCGGGTGCGGCCCGAGGAGGGTCCGACCAAGGCCGAGTTCACCTCCGCCGCCTCATGCCCCGCGGTCGTCGTCGACATGCTGCACTACCTCGACCCCGGCCCCCAGGACGTAGTTCTCGAAATCGGTACGGGGTCCGGATACAGCACCGCTCTGCTGGCTCAGCGGGTCCGGCCCGCCAACTTGGTCACCATGGAGATCGACACGCGTCTCGCCGACCTGGCCCGCGAGAAGTTGGCGGGTTTCGGGTTGCGGCCCACCGTCGTGGCCGGGGACGCAGAGCAGGGCCATGGCGAGCGGGCTCCGTACACCCGGATCATTTCCACTGCGGCGGTCCGCCAGGTCCCGCAGTCCTGGCTCCTCCAGGCCGCTCCCGGCGCGGTGATCGTGGTCCCGCTGAACGGGCCCTTCGGCCACGACGCGCTGTTGCGACTGGTCGCCGATGGCCGGGGCAACGGCGAGGGGCGTCTGGTGTCGGGCGTAGCGTTCATGAAGCTGCGCGGGCAGCGCCGCCCCGTTCCCTATGCCGACCTCGGCTGGCCGGCTATGGGCGGCCCTTGGCCCGCTTACGCCGACGCGGAGTACCGGGTGACGGTGGTTCGTGGGCGCCAGGAGATCCAGATCTGCTGA
- a CDS encoding AMP-binding protein → MPDTWREDCLGEIELDVVNTVVHDRGRNREYRAIVDSKRFHGKQDFGDPGPLLDTLQKGDKAVDSVWRGDIVALTKGTIRQKTSDEPPDKPQMIAAAGAGLGLLAVFSLAFGAARLATPRRPDPFTWRRSGKRLFLINLAATFGVGLPPVWLGVPWQLVAPAIVAIVLGVGFSLLNQRLAAAATSELTAELDLSRWRLALNGAEPVRAATVDAFSTRMTAAGVAPSTMYPVYGMAEATLAITFPTPGTAPRIVHLDRRHLSEDGLAVEMPSDHPLAKPLVSVGRPVLGIRLRLVDTAGATRGPGRLGEIQISGPAVTTGYYGAPAATAETFDGPWLRTGDLGLQLDGDLFVTGRRKEMISVNGQNHFPEDAESLTRVLPGVHRGRCVAYADTVRERLTVAVEIAPGSDPDHVAGQVHRTICERLGTASVHVHPLPPAGCPAPPVASGSAAWSAAARPGPRTPGRQALRH, encoded by the coding sequence ATGCCGGATACGTGGCGGGAGGACTGCCTGGGGGAGATCGAGCTCGACGTCGTGAACACGGTGGTCCACGACAGAGGCAGGAACCGCGAGTACCGGGCGATCGTGGACAGCAAACGGTTCCACGGCAAGCAGGACTTCGGCGACCCCGGACCGCTCCTGGACACGCTCCAGAAGGGCGACAAAGCCGTCGACAGCGTCTGGCGCGGCGACATCGTCGCACTCACCAAAGGCACGATCCGGCAGAAGACCTCTGACGAGCCGCCCGACAAGCCCCAGATGATCGCCGCCGCAGGCGCGGGCCTCGGCCTGCTCGCGGTGTTCAGCCTCGCCTTCGGCGCGGCACGCCTAGCCACGCCGCGCCGCCCCGACCCCTTCACCTGGCGCAGGTCCGGCAAGAGGCTGTTCCTCATCAACCTGGCAGCCACCTTCGGCGTGGGGCTTCCCCCAGTGTGGCTCGGCGTTCCCTGGCAGCTCGTGGCACCGGCGATCGTGGCAATCGTGCTGGGTGTGGGCTTCTCCCTCCTGAACCAGCGGCTCGCAGCCGCGGCCACATCCGAGCTGACGGCGGAGCTGGACCTGTCACGGTGGCGGCTCGCCCTCAACGGCGCCGAGCCGGTCCGGGCCGCCACCGTCGACGCCTTCAGCACGCGGATGACGGCCGCGGGCGTCGCCCCGTCAACGATGTACCCGGTGTACGGCATGGCCGAGGCCACCTTGGCCATCACCTTCCCCACCCCGGGCACCGCGCCGCGCATCGTCCACCTGGACCGCCGACACCTGTCCGAAGACGGGCTCGCCGTCGAAATGCCTTCGGACCACCCGCTGGCGAAGCCGCTGGTCAGCGTCGGACGACCGGTGCTGGGAATCCGGCTGCGGCTGGTGGACACGGCCGGCGCGACACGCGGGCCGGGGCGGTTGGGCGAGATCCAAATCTCCGGGCCGGCGGTCACCACCGGCTATTACGGAGCCCCCGCCGCCACCGCCGAAACATTCGACGGGCCCTGGCTGCGCACCGGCGACCTCGGACTCCAACTCGACGGCGACCTGTTCGTCACCGGCCGCCGCAAGGAAATGATCAGTGTGAACGGGCAGAACCACTTTCCCGAGGACGCCGAGAGCCTCACCCGTGTACTGCCCGGCGTGCACCGGGGGCGGTGCGTCGCCTACGCGGACACCGTCCGTGAGCGCCTCACCGTCGCGGTGGAGATCGCCCCCGGCAGCGACCCCGACCACGTGGCCGGGCAAGTACACCGGACGATCTGCGAACGTCTGGGCACGGCGTCGGTGCACGTCCACCCCCTGCCCCCGGCTGGCTGCCCCGCACCACCAGTGGCAAGTGGCAGCGCGGCCTGGTCCGCGGCAGCGCGGCCTGGTCCGCGAACTCCTGGCAGACAGGCCCTGAGGCACTGA
- a CDS encoding EF-hand domain-containing protein, with amino-acid sequence MAADLLTRKITRHFDLIDTNGDGRISQEDFDLIVARMGQEFAQAPESPKYRALSDAYQALWEGMRQALDTDGDGSVSREEYVAGLRSDAATGEGYRQHIQPVAKAIIDLCDTNGDGKLDGAELAKAHTGLGMGDADHEAAMARIDLDGDGYVTEAELAKAIEEFFLSEDANAGGNHLFGKF; translated from the coding sequence ATGGCCGCTGACCTTTTGACCCGCAAGATCACTCGGCACTTCGACCTGATCGACACCAACGGTGACGGCAGGATCAGCCAGGAGGACTTTGATCTGATCGTCGCCCGTATGGGACAGGAATTCGCCCAGGCTCCGGAATCGCCCAAGTACCGTGCGCTCAGCGACGCTTACCAGGCGCTGTGGGAGGGCATGCGGCAGGCCCTCGACACTGACGGTGACGGTTCGGTCAGCCGCGAGGAGTATGTGGCCGGGCTGCGGTCCGACGCCGCGACCGGCGAGGGGTACCGGCAGCACATCCAGCCGGTGGCCAAGGCCATCATCGACCTGTGCGACACCAACGGCGACGGCAAACTGGACGGCGCGGAGCTGGCCAAGGCGCACACCGGCCTGGGTATGGGCGACGCGGACCACGAGGCCGCCATGGCGCGCATCGACCTCGACGGTGACGGCTACGTCACCGAGGCCGAACTGGCCAAGGCCATCGAGGAGTTCTTCCTGAGCGAGGACGCGAACGCCGGGGGCAACCACCTGTTCGGCAAGTTCTGA